A single genomic interval of Bradyrhizobium sp. sBnM-33 harbors:
- a CDS encoding IS630 family transposase (programmed frameshift), with the protein MAKPLSPDLRLRIVRAVENEGMSCRGAAGRFGVAPSTAIELVSEWRSTGACEAGAQGGDRRSARIEGHAAEILSLVKVTPDMTLAEIADHLFKVHGERFVPSVLWRSFDRRNITFKKTSHASEQDRPDVAAERAAWKASQPEIDIHRLVFIDETGASTKMARRYGRSPYGRRCVAAIPHGHWKTTTFVGALRATGMTAPMVLDGPMDGLAFEAYVMQVLVPTLEPGDIVVMDNLAAHKRAEVGLSIEAAGAWLLYLPPYSPDLNPIEMAFAKLKPALRKAAARSIEALDDAIAHALAAFTAQECLNFFAAAE; encoded by the exons ATGGCTAAACCGCTCTCGCCGGACCTTCGCCTTCGCATTGTTCGGGCCGTGGAAAATGAAGGCATGAGCTGTCGGGGCGCCGCCGGCCGGTTCGGTGTGGCGCCATCGACAGCGATCGAGCTGGTCAGCGAGTGGCGAAGCACGGGCGCCTGTGAGGCGGGAGCGCAGGGCGGAGACCGGCGTTCAGCTCGGATCGAGGGTCATGCTGCGGAGATCCTCTCCCTGGTCAAGGTTACGCCTGACATGACGCTGGCCGAGATCGCTGACCATCTCTTCAAAGTCCACGGCGAGCGCTTCGTGCCGAGCGTGCTCTGGCGGTCCTTCGATCGCCGCAACATCACGTTCAAAAAAACATCGCACGCCAGCGAGCAGGATCGGCCGGACGTCGCCGCCGAACGCGCCGCGTGGAAGGCATCTCAGCCTGAGATCGACATCCACCGGCTAGTGTTCATCGACGAGACGGGGGCCTCTACCAAAATGGCGCGGCGCTATGGTCGGTCGCCTTATGGCCGGCGCTGTGTTGCAGCGATCCCACATGGCCATTGGAAGACGACGACCTTCGTCGGTGCGCTCAGGGCGACCGGCATGACTGCGCCGATGGTCCTCGACGGTCCCATGGATGGCCTGGCGTTCGAGGCTTACGTGATGCAAGTCCTCGTGCCGACGCTCGAGCCGGGCGACATCGTGGTGATGGACAATCTCGCAGCACACAAGCGGGCCGAGGTCGGCCTCTCTATCGAGGCGGCGGGAGCCTGGCTCCTCTATCTGCCGCCTTATTCGCCCGACCTCAATCCGATCGAAATGGCCTTCGCCAAGCTCAAGC CCGCCCTCCGAAAGGCCGCCGCTAGGTCAATCGAGGCTTTGGACGATGCTATCGCCCACGCCCTAGCCGCCTTCACCGCCCAAGAGTGCCTGAACTTCTTTGCCGCAGCCGAATGA
- the dapA gene encoding 4-hydroxy-tetrahydrodipicolinate synthase, which yields MTEKRRFRGCFTALVTPFDEGDLDEEAFRSLVEWQIAQGVHGLVPVGTTGESPTLSHDEHKQVIEWCVEEARGRVPVIAGAGSNSTSEAIDFSRHAETVGADGVLIVTPYYNKPSQEGLFQHYKMINDAIGIPIIIYNIPGRSVVDMSLETMKRLYELKNIAGVKDATNDLGRVSQQRAAMGRDFNQFSGENITALGFMAHGGHGWISVTSNVAPCLCAHFQNACLAGDYATALELQDKLTPLHVSLFVESNPAPVKFALSLIGKCSSTVRLPMVPVSEKTQAQIREAMLHAGLIN from the coding sequence ATGACGGAAAAAAGGCGCTTTCGAGGGTGCTTTACTGCCCTGGTCACGCCTTTTGATGAAGGCGATCTGGACGAGGAGGCGTTTCGCAGTCTTGTAGAATGGCAGATTGCGCAGGGAGTGCACGGTTTGGTGCCAGTCGGTACTACCGGCGAGAGTCCGACTCTCTCTCACGATGAGCACAAACAAGTAATTGAGTGGTGCGTCGAAGAAGCTAGAGGAAGGGTGCCGGTAATCGCTGGTGCCGGCTCAAACTCCACGTCAGAGGCGATAGATTTCTCAAGACACGCAGAGACGGTCGGCGCGGACGGGGTATTGATCGTTACACCGTACTACAACAAGCCAAGTCAGGAAGGTCTCTTCCAACACTACAAGATGATTAACGACGCGATTGGGATTCCCATAATCATTTACAATATCCCGGGGCGTTCTGTCGTCGATATGTCGCTGGAGACCATGAAGCGGCTTTATGAATTGAAGAACATTGCGGGGGTAAAGGATGCGACCAACGATTTGGGCCGCGTCTCGCAGCAGCGCGCGGCGATGGGGCGCGATTTCAATCAGTTTTCGGGGGAAAACATTACCGCGCTCGGCTTTATGGCTCATGGTGGCCACGGCTGGATCTCCGTAACCTCGAACGTCGCCCCGTGCCTCTGTGCTCACTTTCAAAACGCATGCTTAGCTGGGGACTACGCGACAGCGCTAGAATTGCAAGACAAGCTCACGCCATTACACGTCAGCCTATTCGTTGAGAGCAATCCTGCGCCAGTCAAGTTTGCGTTGTCGCTGATCGGTAAATGTTCGTCGACGGTCAGATTGCCGATGGTGCCGGTTAGCGAAAAAACGCAAGCTCAGATCCGCGAAGCCATGCTACACGCTGGCTTGATCAATTGA
- a CDS encoding CoA transferase has product MGLRSHSPASRIQKAPTPEGRELELWHLFERELQGTSECGDPAKVRDLNRNKKSVTVNIAEPEGQEIICALVQNLICACPVRNTMPCRQH; this is encoded by the coding sequence TTGGGCCTTCGGAGCCACAGTCCTGCATCCAGAATCCAAAAAGCCCCCACGCCCGAAGGACGGGAGCTTGAGTTATGGCATCTATTCGAGCGTGAGCTGCAGGGCACCTCAGAGTGCGGGGATCCCGCCAAGGTACGCGACCTCAACCGCAACAAGAAATCGGTCACCGTCAACATCGCCGAGCCCGAGGGGCAGGAGATAATCTGCGCCCTCGTGCAAAATTTGATCTGTGCCTGCCCGGTGCGAAATACGATGCCGTGTCGGCAGCACTGA